A genomic stretch from Natronomonas gomsonensis includes:
- a CDS encoding ATP-binding protein: MERFVDRETELEQLTGCYESETADFVVLYGRRRLGKSELVRQSITDRDDAIYYQAVESTAENQLEQFVDAATTQFPSLETVRRDWEILLEALGGQDAIVIIDEFPFLIEEDESLPSRIQRVWDTALQETGMTLVLVGSSISVMEDKVLSGSAPLYGRRTATIDLKPLSVANARQFFPAYDPETAITAWSIYGGTPYYLQTIDPDEPLESNVQETILSEQGLLYSEPEFLLRIELRQPNTYFSILRALAHGRRTPNEIAGMAGVESGSLSTYLQTLRRLRLVERHIPVTASPTASKRGRYRIAAPLFRFWFRFVYGKQDQLGLLGADAYEELVAPDLPDYVSPLFERLCQEALPGLIDRRFRNVGQWWFKEHELDVLGLTSEGLVAGECKFTSQPVSEGVLADLERTASEVQWSEAPADGNPLYVLFSRSGFTDDLQQVADTRGDVRLFNLADLANGSSAFLLP; the protein is encoded by the coding sequence ATGGAGCGATTCGTCGATCGGGAAACCGAACTCGAGCAACTCACCGGCTGCTATGAGTCCGAGACGGCAGACTTCGTCGTGCTGTACGGCCGGCGGCGTCTCGGGAAGAGCGAACTCGTCCGCCAGTCGATTACCGATCGGGACGACGCGATCTACTACCAAGCCGTCGAATCGACCGCCGAGAACCAGCTCGAACAGTTCGTCGACGCCGCCACCACACAGTTCCCCTCGCTGGAAACCGTCCGTCGCGACTGGGAGATACTGCTCGAAGCCCTCGGTGGACAAGACGCGATCGTGATCATCGACGAGTTCCCCTTTCTCATCGAGGAGGATGAGTCACTGCCCTCGCGAATCCAGCGCGTCTGGGACACGGCGTTACAGGAGACCGGGATGACACTGGTCCTCGTTGGCTCGTCGATTAGCGTCATGGAAGACAAGGTCCTCTCCGGGAGCGCACCGCTGTATGGCCGCCGAACAGCAACGATCGACCTCAAACCGCTCTCCGTTGCCAATGCACGTCAGTTCTTCCCGGCGTACGACCCCGAGACCGCAATCACCGCATGGTCAATCTACGGTGGGACGCCGTATTATCTCCAAACGATCGATCCCGACGAGCCATTGGAATCGAACGTCCAAGAGACGATTCTCTCAGAACAGGGGCTGTTGTACTCCGAACCGGAGTTCCTGCTCCGAATCGAACTCCGACAACCGAATACGTATTTCAGTATTCTCCGCGCCCTCGCCCACGGACGACGGACACCCAACGAAATCGCGGGCATGGCTGGCGTCGAGTCCGGGTCGCTCAGCACGTACCTCCAGACGCTTCGTCGGCTGCGTCTCGTCGAACGCCACATCCCCGTGACGGCATCGCCAACGGCCTCAAAACGCGGTCGGTATCGAATCGCAGCACCGCTGTTCCGATTCTGGTTCCGGTTCGTCTACGGGAAACAAGACCAACTCGGGCTACTCGGAGCCGACGCCTACGAGGAACTCGTTGCGCCCGATCTTCCGGATTACGTCAGTCCGCTGTTCGAGCGCCTCTGCCAAGAGGCGCTCCCAGGGCTCATCGACCGGCGATTTCGGAACGTCGGCCAATGGTGGTTCAAAGAACACGAACTCGACGTTCTCGGTCTCACCAGTGAAGGACTCGTCGCCGGCGAGTGTAAGTTCACCAGTCAGCCGGTGAGTGAAGGCGTCCTCGCCGATCTTGAACGAACAGCATCGGAAGTACAGTGGTCGGAGGCCCCAGCAGATGGGAACCCGCTCTACGTACTGTTCAGCCGCTCCGGATTTACCGACGACCTCCAACAGGTCGCTGACACGCGCGGGGATGTGCGGCTCTTCAATCTAGCAGATTTAGCGAACGGCTCAAGTGCCTTTTTGCTCCCGTGA